In Xylocopa sonorina isolate GNS202 chromosome 3, iyXylSono1_principal, whole genome shotgun sequence, one genomic interval encodes:
- the Polybromo gene encoding protein polybromo isoform X2, with translation MNKRRRTSSVASRGTEDDGDDIPPEPTKRRKKLDPSDLCQQLYDVLRNQKKEDGTLLCDAFIRVPKRRQEPGYYEVVTNPIDLLKVQQKLKTDEYRDMDDLAADIQLMVNNTKAFYMRTSPEYKDATELWELCINTKNRIMEEYEDSEPKGKLIIKVGRLARKVTIKQEDAEDTSESSTNPDEETMQQFEDLFAAVMTATDPADNNRPLHTMFQLKPSKKLYPEYYDVIETPVDLKTVARKIQEGVYSSIADMEKDLMLMCRNACQFNEPGSQIYKDAKLLKKIITAAARKQDTGLSSIIPKIATTAPSTRSKRGSRTMAQSLIAQTAALPDEDEESDDEEEEPAETEEADNPQWQLFQTIRTAPNNQGVRMSEYFWKLPSKRLYPDYYKTIKNPISLLQIRTKIKKGEYGTVSEVAGDMNIMFENAKKYNIHTSRLYKSAVKLQKIMQEKVQELLEFDQDSDSDSEFENNSHQPKLIKRASNLLTRGKYKDNIPLKKRLYALVKCVIEYCEDGRQPMLMFMEKPSKKLYPDYYQVIAEPIDMLAIEANIKAEKYQSENELIQDFKLMFNNCRQYNEEGSLIYEDANTLERVLMDKVKELGPLPETPKLAKSTASTPTRNVGRPKKVVPLHLQKLKTMYDTIKDYHDAKGRQLSLIFMKLPNKNEYPDYYEVIKQPMNMEKIASALKNNGYENLDELVSDFILMFDNACKYNEPDSQIYKDALILQRLVLQTKLQLSEDDESVPDVAAAVQEILATIFTALYNHQDEEGRCYSDSMAELPEHDIVDGKKVRGLSLDLIKRRLDRGVYKRLDRFQEDVFTCLERARRLSRTDSQPFEDSVELQAFFLRTRDEVTRGGDLLHSPALNYTLLDLSSQVAELKRIKQQQELSLPNEDESCDGNETKDSETNTNTEGTNSDNGGSMSFNQEIYRAGDFAYIEPTERGMEYSVVLIERLWTNAEAQQMLYGNLFYRPSETYHVASRKFLDKELFKSDAHVAVPLAKVAGRCCVLSVKDYFRMQPEGFLEKDVYVCESRYSTKARAFKKIKVWNFDPDHLKLIAREKPLEPKRVISVYKERLEKHKEEIAELEEGEKLLEKERPNVILYNPEDTENTYYEQYNTCAGSVKTGDFVYVATDGGRQQIAQIDAIWSTKDGKCYFKGPWLLMPAEVPHTPTKLFYKQELFLSTVDGTHPIVAIVGKCAVLDYGEYTCSRPTEIPEDDIYICESLYDESKSLMKKLGQEGLKKFNHSSSVIEDEIYFFRRPINPAKVPGDVAQTQNQVKSVTSSSTQFEMEASPLLPKLEPDVLGMGVGLGVGVGVGVGEDSMDAGGPPSVGSAEAQPVLSNTQTPVSTKKKTAGKKLVTGYILYSSKMRTQITQNNPESSFGEISRIVGNEWRKLPAGEKQAWEERAIKMNEDGGQLKGNNVSVSTNALQDVVYECCWDNCDWQFEDMTDCIDHCIAEQNGHVQSSFVNAASDVEFQCQWRGCGRTKKSVPPFPSVQRLARHVKEVHILKSNGRIIPPSERSKNYMASKGPTVLPPMETETSAAATQTSNMPVVKQPEPMFVAVPPRPSRVLHSDAYLRYIEALNVENRYISNWDKQMNANPDNTQIPDVTKLPAEWLGNGVGNHGNVVNALWTLRNMMMRDVLAINKTL, from the exons ATGAACAAGCGCCGCAGAACATCTTCAGTTGCGAGTCGAGGCACAGAAGATGATGGTGATGATATACCACCTGAACCAACAAAGCGACGGAAAAAATTAGATCCT AGTGACCTGTGCCAACAGTTGTACGATGTACTACGTAATCAAAAAAAAGAAGATGGGACATTATTATGTGATGCATTTATACGTGTGCCTAAACGTAGACAAGAACCAGGTTATTATGAAGTTGTAACAAATCCTATAGACCTATTAAAGGTTCAACAGAAACTAAAGACAGATGAATATAGGGATATGGATGATTTAGCAGCTGATATTCAACTTATGGTTAACAATACAAAAGCCTTTTATATG CGTACATCTCCTGAATATAAGGATGCTACTGAGCTTTGGGAATTATGTATAAACACAAAAAATCGTATTATGGAAGAATATGAAGATTCAGAACCTAAAGGAAAACTTATTATAAAAGTAGGACGACTG GCTCGTAAAGTTACAATCAAACAAGAAGATGCAGAGGATACATCCGAAAGTTCCACAAATCCTGATGAAGAGACAATGCAACAATTTGAAGATTTATTTGCAGCAGTTATGACAGCAACAGATCCAGCTGACAATAATAGGCCATTGCATACAATGTTTCAACTTAAACCATCCAAAAAA TTATATCCAGAATATTATGATGTAATTGAAACACCAGTAGATTTAAAAACCGTAGCAAGAAAAATTCAAGAAGGGGTATATAGTAGTATTGCAGATATGGAAAAAGATTTAATGTTAATGTGCCGTAACGCTTGTCAGTTTAATGAGCCTGGTTCCCAAATTTATAAGGATGCAAAacttttaaaaaaaattatcaCTGCAGCAGCGAGGAAACAAGATACTGGATTAAGCAGTATTATTCCAAAAATTGCAACAACCGCACCATCAACGCGAAGTAAAAGAGGAAGTCGTACTATGGCACAGTCTTTAATAGCTCAAACCGCGGCATTGCCAGATGAAGATGAAGAAAGTGATGATGAAGAGGAAGAGCCTGCAGAAACCGAGGAGgctgacaatccacaatggcaGTTATTTCAAACTATCAGAACGGCACCTAATAATCAAG GAGTTAGAATGAGTGAATATTTTTGGAAACTGCCATCAAAAAGGTTATATCCTGATTACTACAAAACGATAAAAAATCCTATTTCTTTACTACAAATTCGTACTAAAATAAAG AAAGGTGAATACGGTACTGTTAGTGAAGTGGCTGgtgatatgaatattatgttcGAAAATGCAAAGAAGTATAATATACATACATCTAGACTATATAAG AGCGCTGTAAAACTACAAAAGATTATGCAAGAAAAAGTACAAGAATTATTAGAATTTGATCAg GATTCAGATTCGGATAGTGAATTTGAAAATAACTCCCATCAACCGAAACTTATAAAACGTGCTTCAAATTTGTTAACACGAGGAAAATATAAAGACAATATACCATTGAAAAAGAGATTGTACGCACTAGTTAAATGTGTAATAGAATAC TGTGAAGATGGCCGCCAGCCAATGTTAATGTTTATGGAAAAGCCCTCCAAAAAATTATACCCAGATTATTATCAAGTAATAGCGGAGCCAATTGATATGTTAGCAATCGAAGCTAATATTAAAGCAGAAAAATATCAAAGTGAAAACGAATTAATACAAGACTTCAAG TTAATGTTTAATAATTGTCGTCAATACAATGAAGAAGGTTCTTTAATATACGAAGATGCGAATACTCTTGAGAGAGTTTTAATGGACAAAGTAAAAGAGTTGGGTCCTTTGCCTGAAACGCCTAAACTTGCGAAATCGACTGCATCCACTCCGACTAGAAACGTTGG GAGGCCTAAGAAAGTTGTGCCACTACATTTACAAAAACTGAAAACTATGTATGATACCATAAAAGATTATCATGACGCAAAAGGAAGACAATTATCTTTAATTTTTATGAAATTACCAAATAAAAATGAATATCCTGATTATTACGAAGTTATTAAGCAACCAATGAACATGGAGAAAATAGCCTCCGCTTTAAAAAATAATGGATACGAGAATTTGGATGAACTTGTATCGGATTTCATATTAATGTTTGATAATGCTTGCAAGTACAATGAACCTGATTCACAAATATACAAG GATGCATTAATTTTGCAAAGACTAGTACTTCAAACAAAATTACAATTAAGTGAAGATGATGAAAGTGTACCAGATGTAGCAGCTGCGGTTCAAGAAATACTGGCAACGATCTTTACTGCCCTTTACAATCATCAAGATGAAGAAGGAAGGTGTTATTCCGATTCTATGGCAGAACTTCCAGAACATGATATTGTTGATGGAAAGAA GGTACGAGGATTATCATTGGATTTAATTAAAAGAAGATTGGACCGTGGAGTATATAAACGATTAGATCGATTTCAAGAAGATGTATTTACATGTTTAGAAAGAGCTAGAAGGCTATCTCGTACAGATTCACAACCTTTTGAGGATAGTGTAGAACTTCAAGCATTTTTCTTACGTACCCGTGATGAAGTAACACGTGGGGGAGATTTGTTACATTCACCAGCCCTTAACTATACGCTTCTCGATCTTTCTTCTCAAGTTGCAGAACTGAAACGAATAAAGCAACAACAAGAGTTGTCACTACCAAATGAGGATGAAAGTTGTGATGGAAATGAGACAAAA GATTCGGAAACAAACACTAATACAGAAGGAACTAATAGTGATAACGGTGGATCAATGAGTTTTAACCAAGAAATTTATAGAGCTGGTGATTTTGCATACATCGAACCAACAGAACGAGGCATGGAGTACAGCGTAGTCCTTATAGAACGTTTATGGACAAACGCAGAAGCTCAACAAATGTTATATGGCAATTTATTTTATAGACCAAGCGAAACTTATCATGTGGCATCTAGAAAATTCCTTGATAAGGAATTATTTAAAAGTGATGCTCATGTAGCTGTACCCTTAGCCAAAGTAGCTGGAAGATGTTGTGTATTAAGTGTTAAAGATTATTTTAGAATGCAACCTGAAGGTTTTTTAGAGAAGGATGTATATGTGTGTGAATCACGGTATTCTACAAAAGCAAGGgcttttaaaaaaattaaagTCTGGAATTTTGATCCAGATCACTTGAAATTAATTGCAAGAGAGAAACCTTTAGAACCAAAGCGAGTAATATCAGTTTATAAAGAAAGATTAGAGAAACACAAAGAAGAGATTGCTGAGTTAGAAGAAGGAGAAAAATTATTGGAGAAAGAAAGACCT AatgtgatattatataatccagAGGATACAGAAAATACCTATTATGAGCAATATAATACATGCGCGGGTTCTGTAAAAACTGGAGATTTTGTTTATGTAGCGACAGATGGAGGTAGACAGCAAATTGCACAAATCGATGCTATATGGTCAACAAAAGA TGGCAAATGTTATTTTAAAGGCCCATGGTTATTGATGCCTGCGGAAGTACCACATACCCCAACtaaattattttataaacaAGAATTATTCCTATCTACAGTTGATGGAACTCATCCTATTGTGGCTATTGTTGGGAAATGTGCTGTTCTAGACTATGGAGAATACACTTGCA GTCGGCCGACGGAAATACCAGAAGAtgatatatatatttgtgaATCATTATATGATGAAAGTAAAAGTCTTATGAAAAAGCTTGGGCAAGAAGGTTTAAAAAAATTTAATCACAGTTCGTCGGTAATTGAAGATGAGATTTACTTCTTCCGAAGACCCATAAATCCAGCTAAG GTTCCGGGCGATGTGGCTCAAACGCAAAATCAAGTCAAGTCTGTTACCTCTAGTTCAACTCAATTTGAAATG GAAGCATCACCATTGTTACCGAAGCTGGAACCCGATGTACTAGGCATGGGAGTAGGATTAGGAGTGGGAGTAGGAGTAGGAGTTGGGGAGGACAGCATGGACGCTGGTGGTCCACCGTCCGTTGGATCTGCAGAAGCTCAACCGGTGCTCTCCAATACTCAAACACCTGTGTCGACTAAAAAG AAAACGGCGGGTAAGAAATTAGTTACGGGCTATATTTTATATTCGAGTAAAATGCGAACGCAGATTACACAAAACAATCCTGAATCGTCCTTTGGGGAGATTAGCAGAATTGTTGGTAACGAG TGGAGGAAATTGCCAGCAGGAGAAAAACAAGCTTGGGAAGAAAgggcgattaaaatgaatgaggATGGTGGGCAGCTtaaaggaaataatgtttcagTAAGCACGAATGCTTTACAAGATGTAGTCTATGAATGTTGCTGGGACAATTGTGACTGGCAATTTGAAGATATGACCGATTGTATCGATCACTGTATCGCAGAACAAAATGGACATGTTCAATCGTCCTTCGTTAATGCTGCAAGTG ACGTAGAATTTCAATGTCAATGGCGGGGTTGTGGTCGTACGAAAAAATCTGTACCACCATTTCCAAGTGTACAAAGACTTGCAAGGCATGTTAAGGAAGTACATATCCTTAAGTCAAATGGACGTATAATACCTCCATCGGAAAGAAGCAA AAATTATATGGCATCAAAAGGCCCCACGGTATTACCTCCAATGGAAACAG AGACATCAGCAGCTGCAACACAAACAAGCAATATGCCTGTTGTTAAACAACCAGAACCTATGTTTGTTGCTGTGCCTCCGAGACCAAGTCGTGTGTTACATTCAGATGCCTATTTACG ATATATTGAAGCATTGAATGTAGAGAACCGGTACATATCAAATTGGGATAAACAAATGAATGCTAATCCTGATAATACACAAATTCCTGACGTAACGAAATTGCCTGCAGAATGGTTAGGCAACGGTGTAGGCAACCATGGAAATGTGGTGAATGCCTTATGGACGCTCAGGAACATGATGATGCGAGATGTGTTAGCCATTAATAAAACTTTATAG
- the Polybromo gene encoding protein polybromo isoform X1, with translation MNKRRRTSSVASRGTEDDGDDIPPEPTKRRKKLDPSDLCQQLYDVLRNQKKEDGTLLCDAFIRVPKRRQEPGYYEVVTNPIDLLKVQQKLKTDEYRDMDDLAADIQLMVNNTKAFYMRTSPEYKDATELWELCINTKNRIMEEYEDSEPKGKLIIKVGRLARKVTIKQEDAEDTSESSTNPDEETMQQFEDLFAAVMTATDPADNNRPLHTMFQLKPSKKLYPEYYDVIETPVDLKTVARKIQEGVYSSIADMEKDLMLMCRNACQFNEPGSQIYKDAKLLKKIITAAARKQDTGLSSIIPKIATTAPSTRSKRGSRTMAQSLIAQTAALPDEDEESDDEEEEPAETEEADNPQWQLFQTIRTAPNNQGVRMSEYFWKLPSKRLYPDYYKTIKNPISLLQIRTKIKKGEYGTVSEVAGDMNIMFENAKKYNIHTSRLYKSAVKLQKIMQEKVQELLEFDQDSDSDSEFENNSHQPKLIKRASNLLTRGKYKDNIPLKKRLYALVKCVIEYVCEDGRQPMLMFMEKPSKKLYPDYYQVIAEPIDMLAIEANIKAEKYQSENELIQDFKLMFNNCRQYNEEGSLIYEDANTLERVLMDKVKELGPLPETPKLAKSTASTPTRNVGRPKKVVPLHLQKLKTMYDTIKDYHDAKGRQLSLIFMKLPNKNEYPDYYEVIKQPMNMEKIASALKNNGYENLDELVSDFILMFDNACKYNEPDSQIYKDALILQRLVLQTKLQLSEDDESVPDVAAAVQEILATIFTALYNHQDEEGRCYSDSMAELPEHDIVDGKKVRGLSLDLIKRRLDRGVYKRLDRFQEDVFTCLERARRLSRTDSQPFEDSVELQAFFLRTRDEVTRGGDLLHSPALNYTLLDLSSQVAELKRIKQQQELSLPNEDESCDGNETKDSETNTNTEGTNSDNGGSMSFNQEIYRAGDFAYIEPTERGMEYSVVLIERLWTNAEAQQMLYGNLFYRPSETYHVASRKFLDKELFKSDAHVAVPLAKVAGRCCVLSVKDYFRMQPEGFLEKDVYVCESRYSTKARAFKKIKVWNFDPDHLKLIAREKPLEPKRVISVYKERLEKHKEEIAELEEGEKLLEKERPNVILYNPEDTENTYYEQYNTCAGSVKTGDFVYVATDGGRQQIAQIDAIWSTKDGKCYFKGPWLLMPAEVPHTPTKLFYKQELFLSTVDGTHPIVAIVGKCAVLDYGEYTCSRPTEIPEDDIYICESLYDESKSLMKKLGQEGLKKFNHSSSVIEDEIYFFRRPINPAKVPGDVAQTQNQVKSVTSSSTQFEMEASPLLPKLEPDVLGMGVGLGVGVGVGVGEDSMDAGGPPSVGSAEAQPVLSNTQTPVSTKKKTAGKKLVTGYILYSSKMRTQITQNNPESSFGEISRIVGNEWRKLPAGEKQAWEERAIKMNEDGGQLKGNNVSVSTNALQDVVYECCWDNCDWQFEDMTDCIDHCIAEQNGHVQSSFVNAASDVEFQCQWRGCGRTKKSVPPFPSVQRLARHVKEVHILKSNGRIIPPSERSKNYMASKGPTVLPPMETETSAAATQTSNMPVVKQPEPMFVAVPPRPSRVLHSDAYLRYIEALNVENRYISNWDKQMNANPDNTQIPDVTKLPAEWLGNGVGNHGNVVNALWTLRNMMMRDVLAINKTL, from the exons ATGAACAAGCGCCGCAGAACATCTTCAGTTGCGAGTCGAGGCACAGAAGATGATGGTGATGATATACCACCTGAACCAACAAAGCGACGGAAAAAATTAGATCCT AGTGACCTGTGCCAACAGTTGTACGATGTACTACGTAATCAAAAAAAAGAAGATGGGACATTATTATGTGATGCATTTATACGTGTGCCTAAACGTAGACAAGAACCAGGTTATTATGAAGTTGTAACAAATCCTATAGACCTATTAAAGGTTCAACAGAAACTAAAGACAGATGAATATAGGGATATGGATGATTTAGCAGCTGATATTCAACTTATGGTTAACAATACAAAAGCCTTTTATATG CGTACATCTCCTGAATATAAGGATGCTACTGAGCTTTGGGAATTATGTATAAACACAAAAAATCGTATTATGGAAGAATATGAAGATTCAGAACCTAAAGGAAAACTTATTATAAAAGTAGGACGACTG GCTCGTAAAGTTACAATCAAACAAGAAGATGCAGAGGATACATCCGAAAGTTCCACAAATCCTGATGAAGAGACAATGCAACAATTTGAAGATTTATTTGCAGCAGTTATGACAGCAACAGATCCAGCTGACAATAATAGGCCATTGCATACAATGTTTCAACTTAAACCATCCAAAAAA TTATATCCAGAATATTATGATGTAATTGAAACACCAGTAGATTTAAAAACCGTAGCAAGAAAAATTCAAGAAGGGGTATATAGTAGTATTGCAGATATGGAAAAAGATTTAATGTTAATGTGCCGTAACGCTTGTCAGTTTAATGAGCCTGGTTCCCAAATTTATAAGGATGCAAAacttttaaaaaaaattatcaCTGCAGCAGCGAGGAAACAAGATACTGGATTAAGCAGTATTATTCCAAAAATTGCAACAACCGCACCATCAACGCGAAGTAAAAGAGGAAGTCGTACTATGGCACAGTCTTTAATAGCTCAAACCGCGGCATTGCCAGATGAAGATGAAGAAAGTGATGATGAAGAGGAAGAGCCTGCAGAAACCGAGGAGgctgacaatccacaatggcaGTTATTTCAAACTATCAGAACGGCACCTAATAATCAAG GAGTTAGAATGAGTGAATATTTTTGGAAACTGCCATCAAAAAGGTTATATCCTGATTACTACAAAACGATAAAAAATCCTATTTCTTTACTACAAATTCGTACTAAAATAAAG AAAGGTGAATACGGTACTGTTAGTGAAGTGGCTGgtgatatgaatattatgttcGAAAATGCAAAGAAGTATAATATACATACATCTAGACTATATAAG AGCGCTGTAAAACTACAAAAGATTATGCAAGAAAAAGTACAAGAATTATTAGAATTTGATCAg GATTCAGATTCGGATAGTGAATTTGAAAATAACTCCCATCAACCGAAACTTATAAAACGTGCTTCAAATTTGTTAACACGAGGAAAATATAAAGACAATATACCATTGAAAAAGAGATTGTACGCACTAGTTAAATGTGTAATAGAATACGTT TGTGAAGATGGCCGCCAGCCAATGTTAATGTTTATGGAAAAGCCCTCCAAAAAATTATACCCAGATTATTATCAAGTAATAGCGGAGCCAATTGATATGTTAGCAATCGAAGCTAATATTAAAGCAGAAAAATATCAAAGTGAAAACGAATTAATACAAGACTTCAAG TTAATGTTTAATAATTGTCGTCAATACAATGAAGAAGGTTCTTTAATATACGAAGATGCGAATACTCTTGAGAGAGTTTTAATGGACAAAGTAAAAGAGTTGGGTCCTTTGCCTGAAACGCCTAAACTTGCGAAATCGACTGCATCCACTCCGACTAGAAACGTTGG GAGGCCTAAGAAAGTTGTGCCACTACATTTACAAAAACTGAAAACTATGTATGATACCATAAAAGATTATCATGACGCAAAAGGAAGACAATTATCTTTAATTTTTATGAAATTACCAAATAAAAATGAATATCCTGATTATTACGAAGTTATTAAGCAACCAATGAACATGGAGAAAATAGCCTCCGCTTTAAAAAATAATGGATACGAGAATTTGGATGAACTTGTATCGGATTTCATATTAATGTTTGATAATGCTTGCAAGTACAATGAACCTGATTCACAAATATACAAG GATGCATTAATTTTGCAAAGACTAGTACTTCAAACAAAATTACAATTAAGTGAAGATGATGAAAGTGTACCAGATGTAGCAGCTGCGGTTCAAGAAATACTGGCAACGATCTTTACTGCCCTTTACAATCATCAAGATGAAGAAGGAAGGTGTTATTCCGATTCTATGGCAGAACTTCCAGAACATGATATTGTTGATGGAAAGAA GGTACGAGGATTATCATTGGATTTAATTAAAAGAAGATTGGACCGTGGAGTATATAAACGATTAGATCGATTTCAAGAAGATGTATTTACATGTTTAGAAAGAGCTAGAAGGCTATCTCGTACAGATTCACAACCTTTTGAGGATAGTGTAGAACTTCAAGCATTTTTCTTACGTACCCGTGATGAAGTAACACGTGGGGGAGATTTGTTACATTCACCAGCCCTTAACTATACGCTTCTCGATCTTTCTTCTCAAGTTGCAGAACTGAAACGAATAAAGCAACAACAAGAGTTGTCACTACCAAATGAGGATGAAAGTTGTGATGGAAATGAGACAAAA GATTCGGAAACAAACACTAATACAGAAGGAACTAATAGTGATAACGGTGGATCAATGAGTTTTAACCAAGAAATTTATAGAGCTGGTGATTTTGCATACATCGAACCAACAGAACGAGGCATGGAGTACAGCGTAGTCCTTATAGAACGTTTATGGACAAACGCAGAAGCTCAACAAATGTTATATGGCAATTTATTTTATAGACCAAGCGAAACTTATCATGTGGCATCTAGAAAATTCCTTGATAAGGAATTATTTAAAAGTGATGCTCATGTAGCTGTACCCTTAGCCAAAGTAGCTGGAAGATGTTGTGTATTAAGTGTTAAAGATTATTTTAGAATGCAACCTGAAGGTTTTTTAGAGAAGGATGTATATGTGTGTGAATCACGGTATTCTACAAAAGCAAGGgcttttaaaaaaattaaagTCTGGAATTTTGATCCAGATCACTTGAAATTAATTGCAAGAGAGAAACCTTTAGAACCAAAGCGAGTAATATCAGTTTATAAAGAAAGATTAGAGAAACACAAAGAAGAGATTGCTGAGTTAGAAGAAGGAGAAAAATTATTGGAGAAAGAAAGACCT AatgtgatattatataatccagAGGATACAGAAAATACCTATTATGAGCAATATAATACATGCGCGGGTTCTGTAAAAACTGGAGATTTTGTTTATGTAGCGACAGATGGAGGTAGACAGCAAATTGCACAAATCGATGCTATATGGTCAACAAAAGA TGGCAAATGTTATTTTAAAGGCCCATGGTTATTGATGCCTGCGGAAGTACCACATACCCCAACtaaattattttataaacaAGAATTATTCCTATCTACAGTTGATGGAACTCATCCTATTGTGGCTATTGTTGGGAAATGTGCTGTTCTAGACTATGGAGAATACACTTGCA GTCGGCCGACGGAAATACCAGAAGAtgatatatatatttgtgaATCATTATATGATGAAAGTAAAAGTCTTATGAAAAAGCTTGGGCAAGAAGGTTTAAAAAAATTTAATCACAGTTCGTCGGTAATTGAAGATGAGATTTACTTCTTCCGAAGACCCATAAATCCAGCTAAG GTTCCGGGCGATGTGGCTCAAACGCAAAATCAAGTCAAGTCTGTTACCTCTAGTTCAACTCAATTTGAAATG GAAGCATCACCATTGTTACCGAAGCTGGAACCCGATGTACTAGGCATGGGAGTAGGATTAGGAGTGGGAGTAGGAGTAGGAGTTGGGGAGGACAGCATGGACGCTGGTGGTCCACCGTCCGTTGGATCTGCAGAAGCTCAACCGGTGCTCTCCAATACTCAAACACCTGTGTCGACTAAAAAG AAAACGGCGGGTAAGAAATTAGTTACGGGCTATATTTTATATTCGAGTAAAATGCGAACGCAGATTACACAAAACAATCCTGAATCGTCCTTTGGGGAGATTAGCAGAATTGTTGGTAACGAG TGGAGGAAATTGCCAGCAGGAGAAAAACAAGCTTGGGAAGAAAgggcgattaaaatgaatgaggATGGTGGGCAGCTtaaaggaaataatgtttcagTAAGCACGAATGCTTTACAAGATGTAGTCTATGAATGTTGCTGGGACAATTGTGACTGGCAATTTGAAGATATGACCGATTGTATCGATCACTGTATCGCAGAACAAAATGGACATGTTCAATCGTCCTTCGTTAATGCTGCAAGTG ACGTAGAATTTCAATGTCAATGGCGGGGTTGTGGTCGTACGAAAAAATCTGTACCACCATTTCCAAGTGTACAAAGACTTGCAAGGCATGTTAAGGAAGTACATATCCTTAAGTCAAATGGACGTATAATACCTCCATCGGAAAGAAGCAA AAATTATATGGCATCAAAAGGCCCCACGGTATTACCTCCAATGGAAACAG AGACATCAGCAGCTGCAACACAAACAAGCAATATGCCTGTTGTTAAACAACCAGAACCTATGTTTGTTGCTGTGCCTCCGAGACCAAGTCGTGTGTTACATTCAGATGCCTATTTACG ATATATTGAAGCATTGAATGTAGAGAACCGGTACATATCAAATTGGGATAAACAAATGAATGCTAATCCTGATAATACACAAATTCCTGACGTAACGAAATTGCCTGCAGAATGGTTAGGCAACGGTGTAGGCAACCATGGAAATGTGGTGAATGCCTTATGGACGCTCAGGAACATGATGATGCGAGATGTGTTAGCCATTAATAAAACTTTATAG